One Leptospiraceae bacterium genomic window, AATCTTCCAAGGAGCTTTTCCCGAACTCCATAGTTCTTCCAAATAATCCTTATCTCTTTTCGTATCCATACATTGCCAGAATCCATCGTGCTGGTATGCCATGAGTTCCCCCATCTTCGCTGCCTGTTCAAGCGGTTCCCTTTCCAAAATTGTAGAATCCCCGGAGATTAAATCAAAGAACTCAGGCTCAATCACAAAGTACCCTCCGTTAATCCAGCCCTGAGTGGTCTGTGGCTTTTCCTGAAAACTTTTTACTGCACCTTCTTTGATATCCAATTCTCCAAATCGAGCCGCCGGATGTACGGAGGTCACAGTTACCATCTTTCCATGGTTCTTATGGAATTTAATTAATTCTTCTATATTAACATTTGAAACTCCATCTCCGTAAGTAAGCATGAAGGTTTCATTTCCTATATACGATTGTAGTCGCTTCACCCTCCCACCCGTCATTGAATTCAGCCCTGTATCAACAAGCGTTATTCTCCAATCCATAGAAGAGGAAGAATGTGTAGAAATTGCACCTGTTGACAAATCAACTGTAAAATCAGAATTAAG contains:
- the rfbF gene encoding glucose-1-phosphate cytidylyltransferase, with the protein product MKTILLAGGFGTRLAEYTDMIPKPMVPIGGKPILWHIMNAYSNFGHKDFYLALGYKSEYVKEYFLNYKTLNSDFTVDLSTGAISTHSSSSMDWRITLVDTGLNSMTGGRVKRLQSYIGNETFMLTYGDGVSNVNIEELIKFHKNHGKMVTVTSVHPAARFGELDIKEGAVKSFQEKPQTTQGWINGGYFVIEPEFFDLISGDSTILEREPLEQAAKMGELMAYQHDGFWQCMDTKRDKDYLEELWSSGKAPWKI